From one Candidatus Binataceae bacterium genomic stretch:
- a CDS encoding aromatic ring-hydroxylating dioxygenase subunit alpha — translation MTSDLQTDSELARRLEQGETLPAAWYVSPTVFAVENANIFRKCWQYVGHAGQVGRAGDFFTARLGDIPIVVTRDDSGVLRAIANVCRHRGSEVVLECAGNRKTLQCHYHGWTYNLDGSLRAAPRANEQPSFAKENLSLIPFALEQWGPLIFVNPDPLARSFREINAGLPALFERAGLELGRLRMVRRDLYDLSANWKIVIENFNECYHCPVAHPKFSELIDTDAYSSDTANEYFSSYYGPIVGVSNGGVNYVTLWPTVMFALSAKPHAMQVLRTWPLDVHHTRETIDYYFSEEVSENEIREYVELSDLVQREDVVLCESVQRGLDSGVINHGQLMLSRERGIQHFQKLVHRFVSGG, via the coding sequence CTGACAGCGAGCTGGCCCGGCGCCTCGAGCAAGGTGAGACTTTGCCGGCGGCATGGTACGTGAGCCCCACGGTTTTTGCCGTCGAGAACGCAAATATCTTCCGCAAGTGCTGGCAGTACGTGGGTCACGCCGGGCAGGTGGGGAGAGCGGGCGATTTCTTCACCGCACGGTTGGGCGATATTCCAATCGTCGTAACGCGTGACGACAGCGGCGTGCTTCGCGCGATCGCCAACGTATGCCGGCACCGGGGAAGCGAGGTGGTGCTGGAATGTGCGGGCAATCGCAAGACCCTGCAATGTCACTACCACGGATGGACCTACAATCTCGACGGCTCGCTGCGGGCGGCGCCGCGCGCCAATGAGCAACCCTCATTCGCAAAGGAGAATCTCTCGCTGATCCCGTTCGCGCTGGAGCAGTGGGGGCCGTTGATCTTCGTGAACCCCGATCCTCTGGCGCGCTCGTTCCGCGAGATAAATGCCGGACTGCCCGCCCTGTTCGAGCGTGCCGGGTTAGAACTCGGTCGCCTGAGGATGGTGCGCCGCGACCTCTACGACTTGTCGGCCAATTGGAAAATCGTCATCGAGAATTTCAACGAGTGCTATCACTGTCCGGTCGCGCATCCGAAATTTTCGGAACTAATCGATACCGATGCCTATAGTTCTGACACCGCGAACGAATACTTCTCCAGCTACTACGGACCGATTGTCGGTGTCAGCAACGGCGGCGTGAACTATGTCACCTTGTGGCCGACGGTGATGTTCGCGCTGTCTGCGAAGCCTCACGCGATGCAGGTGCTGCGCACCTGGCCGCTGGATGTTCATCACACGCGCGAGACCATCGACTACTACTTCTCCGAAGAAGTGAGTGAAAACGAGATTCGCGAGTATGTCGAGTTGAGCGATCTGGTTCAGCGGGAGGACGTCGTGCTGTGTGAATCAGTGCAGCGCGGCCTGGATTCGGGCGTCATCAATCACGGCCAACTTATGCTCTCACGCGAACGTGGCATCCAGCACTTTCAGAAACTGGTACATCGCTTTGTATCGGGTGGGTAG
- a CDS encoding tyrosine-type recombinase/integrase, whose translation MKVAENLYRRADSPNLYIVWHQSGRKLWKSTKTSSLKEAKRLRDEFLALARASGLTRDQRVTYEQMRQVYLDHCAVHGRGASLQTFLDTRAKHLDKFFGGLRAIEITQSGAIGRYVTQRKREGASNASVNREMQILGQMFRLSADDEHRLISHGMVPRIKKLEEPPPRQGIVSEKQFAEIIGELQPWAIAAVKAIKITGWRVRSVLTRRVTDVDLEKGFLILDYQSSKNRTEYKWPLIGELGELVSAQLARIRKDEGKLRRAIPWLFHREGDRIPYGTLYDAWRAAANEAGYPGKLMHDFRRTAATRLDSTPGISRTVAMTLLGHKTDIMFQRYIQSYDERLIEAAKTLAEHRKTEPANTKSVQKTVTNR comes from the coding sequence GTGAAAGTTGCGGAAAATCTCTATCGCCGGGCCGATAGTCCCAATCTCTACATAGTCTGGCATCAGAGCGGTCGGAAACTCTGGAAATCCACCAAGACAAGTTCATTAAAAGAAGCTAAACGGTTGCGCGATGAATTCCTTGCTCTGGCCAGAGCATCGGGATTAACTCGCGACCAAAGGGTAACGTATGAGCAGATGCGCCAAGTGTACTTGGACCACTGTGCCGTGCACGGTCGCGGTGCATCCCTTCAGACGTTCCTCGACACCAGAGCGAAGCACCTTGATAAATTTTTCGGCGGTCTGCGCGCAATTGAAATTACGCAAAGCGGCGCGATTGGTCGATACGTGACGCAGCGGAAACGTGAGGGAGCGTCAAACGCAAGCGTGAACCGAGAAATGCAAATTCTTGGTCAGATGTTCCGGCTGTCTGCGGACGATGAGCATCGCTTGATATCGCATGGAATGGTGCCGCGCATCAAAAAACTCGAGGAGCCGCCACCACGCCAGGGAATTGTTTCGGAGAAGCAGTTCGCAGAGATTATCGGTGAGCTCCAACCATGGGCGATCGCGGCGGTCAAGGCCATAAAGATCACGGGGTGGAGGGTGCGTTCTGTCCTAACCCGCCGCGTGACTGACGTCGACCTTGAGAAGGGATTCCTTATCCTTGATTATCAATCGTCCAAAAACCGCACTGAATACAAGTGGCCCCTGATTGGAGAACTTGGCGAGCTCGTGAGTGCCCAACTTGCTCGAATTCGTAAGGACGAAGGCAAACTAAGGCGCGCAATTCCGTGGTTGTTTCATCGAGAGGGAGATCGGATCCCTTACGGTACACTTTACGATGCGTGGCGGGCAGCGGCTAACGAGGCTGGTTATCCCGGGAAACTGATGCACGACTTTCGTCGTACGGCTGCGACACGCCTCGATTCGACGCCTGGGATCTCCAGAACCGTCGCAATGACACTGCTTGGACACAAGACCGACATCATGTTTCAGAGGTACATCCAAAGCTACGACGAGCGCTTGATTGAAGCCGCCAAGACACTCGCGGAACATCGAAAGACCGAGCCGGCCAACACGAAATCGGTGCAGAAAACGGTCACAAATCGGTAG
- a CDS encoding CPBP family intramembrane glutamic endopeptidase has translation MTTFQHTALLLIAIWLGIVGIRFRRSTIVLVGGLSTIGFYTAVALARGTVSAEELGLGMPGRPFVAIGLVLVWWGLMLAYSPIADRLATRWFAEPPTLQSFRAIQQSTMKLVAGILVAWVLGGILEELAFRGIVLRSIELWLRAWLGVPIAAACAVWLAASGAGVIHIYQGSRAVAIIVQLSVLFGVLFVISGYSLLAVILCHGLYDTVAFIRFANKKSKYSNLEGEAPSAFVNS, from the coding sequence ATGACGACCTTCCAACACACCGCGCTCCTCCTGATTGCGATATGGCTCGGGATCGTAGGCATACGCTTCCGTCGCTCGACCATTGTTTTGGTCGGAGGGCTTTCTACAATCGGCTTTTATACAGCCGTGGCACTTGCCCGCGGCACAGTATCGGCCGAGGAACTTGGTCTCGGAATGCCGGGCCGGCCGTTTGTCGCGATTGGACTTGTGCTGGTGTGGTGGGGCCTGATGCTCGCCTACAGCCCCATAGCTGACAGGTTAGCGACTCGATGGTTTGCCGAGCCACCCACTCTGCAGTCGTTCCGGGCGATACAGCAATCCACCATGAAACTGGTCGCCGGCATCCTGGTCGCGTGGGTCCTGGGAGGAATTTTAGAAGAGCTTGCTTTCAGAGGTATTGTACTAAGGTCGATAGAGTTGTGGCTGCGCGCCTGGCTCGGGGTTCCGATTGCTGCGGCGTGCGCGGTGTGGTTGGCGGCATCCGGAGCGGGCGTAATTCATATCTACCAGGGCTCGCGCGCGGTCGCGATAATAGTGCAACTTTCCGTTCTGTTCGGCGTTTTGTTTGTCATCAGCGGATACAGTCTTTTGGCCGTCATATTGTGCCATGGACTGTACGACACCGTCGCTTTCATTCGGTTTGCTAACAAGAAATCCAAGTATTCGAACCTTGAGGGTGAAGCGCCCTCGGCGTTCGTCAACAGCTGA
- the ssb gene encoding single-stranded DNA-binding protein, with amino-acid sequence MVPSPRTSISGHRPQGPPAIRLIGHLGQDPEIRYTPAGLPVANFTVATDEVYVDKEGKRQERTEWHRIVVMGKVALTCNEYLKKGRQVFVEGRLQTREWESNGQSGRRTEVVATRVQFLGSPPDSGRGTEVAESDLAESELFSS; translated from the coding sequence ATGGTTCCTTCGCCGCGCACTTCCATCAGCGGGCATAGGCCGCAAGGCCCTCCTGCTATCCGACTAATTGGGCATCTCGGGCAAGATCCGGAAATCCGCTACACGCCAGCAGGCTTACCGGTCGCGAACTTCACTGTGGCCACTGACGAGGTCTACGTTGACAAGGAGGGTAAACGCCAGGAGCGAACCGAATGGCATCGGATCGTGGTCATGGGAAAAGTCGCGCTTACCTGCAATGAGTACCTGAAAAAGGGCCGGCAAGTCTTCGTCGAGGGTCGGCTACAGACCCGCGAGTGGGAAAGTAATGGGCAGAGCGGCCGACGAACTGAGGTAGTCGCCACGCGTGTGCAGTTCCTAGGTTCGCCGCCGGATAGCGGTAGGGGAACCGAGGTCGCTGAATCTGATTTGGCCGAATCGGAACTGTTTTCTAGCTAA
- a CDS encoding nitroreductase family deazaflavin-dependent oxidoreductase, with translation MDMKEINRKVIEEFRGNGGNVGGQFAGAPMVLLTTKGAKSGKTYVNPLVYSRDGDKYVIIASYAGGPKNPSWYHNLVAHPTPTVEIGGERFQAKATFPSGAERERLFNQQASQMPIFNDYRKKTARQIPVVVLERVG, from the coding sequence ATGGACATGAAAGAGATCAATCGCAAGGTTATCGAGGAATTCAGAGGCAACGGCGGCAACGTCGGTGGTCAGTTCGCGGGCGCGCCGATGGTGCTGCTTACCACTAAGGGTGCTAAAAGCGGCAAGACCTACGTAAATCCGCTGGTCTATTCGCGCGATGGCGACAAGTACGTGATCATCGCCTCCTATGCGGGAGGACCGAAAAATCCGTCCTGGTACCATAATCTGGTCGCCCATCCAACTCCGACGGTGGAGATCGGCGGCGAGCGTTTTCAGGCCAAGGCGACCTTCCCAAGCGGAGCCGAGCGCGAGCGCTTGTTCAATCAGCAGGCTTCGCAAATGCCGATCTTCAATGATTACCGGAAGAAGACGGCACGACAGATTCCCGTTGTGGTCCTCGAACGCGTCGGCTGA